The Elaeis guineensis isolate ETL-2024a chromosome 14, EG11, whole genome shotgun sequence genome has a segment encoding these proteins:
- the LOC140853733 gene encoding E3 ubiquitin-protein ligase RDUF2-like, with the protein MASSPAAMAMSSSYWCYHCRRFVRLWPHDAIVCPDCDGGFLEEVENPPRFGVAAGEPRRLRFPVSRPYHQRSDLRFRRHRGTSAGDRSPFNPVIVLRGPAEGDGGDADRSPASSFEFYYDDGAGSGLRPLPESMSDFLMSSGFERLLDQLSQIDIHGIGGGRACEQPPASKAAVESMPTVQIAAGHIKMDIHCAVCKEPFELGTEAREMPCKHIYHQDCILPWLSLRNSCPVCRHELPTDVRGRSGVETDGDEQAPLGRNEEDLVGLTIWRLPGGGFAVGRFSGGRRAGERELPGVYTEVDGGFNTTSGAARRISWTSRGSRSRESGGIGRAFRNFISFFRRFRPSFSTSSRSTSDSGSTHRRSLVFSRSSRRHSSSWALEDGNIRAITRW; encoded by the coding sequence ATGGCTTCCTCTCCTGCGGCCATGGCCATGTCCTCGTCCTACTGGTGCTACCACTGCCGCCGCTTCGTCAGGCTCTGGCCCCACGACGCCATCGTCTGCCCCGACTGTGACGGCGGATTCCTCGAGGAGGTGGAGAACCCTCCGCGTTTCGGCGTTGCAGCCGGCGAGCCCCGCCGGCTCCGCTTCCCTGTTTCCCGGCCCTACCACCAACGCTCCGACCTTCGGTTCCGCCGCCACCGTGGCACCTCCGCGGGCGACCGCTCCCCCTTCAACCCGGTCATCGTCCTTCGGGGCCCGGCCGAGGGTGACGGCGGGGACGCTGACCGCTCTCCTGCCAGCAGCTTCGAATTCTATTACGACGATGGGGCGGGATCCGGCCTCCGCCCCTTGCCGGAGAGCATGTCGGATTTTTTGATGTCTTCAGGTTTTGAGCGGCTCCTGGACCAGCTCTCCCAAATCGACATCCATGGTATTGGCGGTGGTCGGGCATGCGAGCAACCGCCCGCATCGAAGGCTGCTGTGGAGTCGATGCCCACCGTCCAGATCGCGGCCGGCCATATCAAGATGGACATCCACTGTGCCGTCTGCAAGGAGCCGTTCGAGCTCGGGACCGAGGCTCGGGAGATGCCCTGCAAGCATATCTACCATCAAGATTGCATCTTGCCATGGCTTTCGCTCCGGAACTCTTGCCCTGTGTGCCGTCATGAGTTGCCCACTGATGTGCGTGGACGGAGTGGGGTGGAGACGGACGGTGATGAACAAGCTCCCCTGGGTAGGAACGAGGAGGATTTGGTCGGCCTCACGATATGGAGGCTGCCGGGTGGTGGGTTTGCGGTTGGGAGGTTCTCAGGGGGGAGAAGAGCAGGGGAACGGGAGCTTCCAGGAGTTTACACGGAGGTGGATGGTGGATTCAACACCACCAGTGGTGCAGCGAGAAGGATCTCGTGGACCTCAAGGGGGAGTCGGTCCAGGGAGAGCGGAGGAATTGGTCGGGCTTTtcgcaatttcatctcttttttCAGGCGCTTCCGCCCATCTTTCTCCACTTCTTcaagatcaacttcagattctggTTCCACGCACCGCAGAAGTTTGGTCTTCAGTCGGAGTTCACGGAGGCACAGTTCAAGTTGGGCATTGGAAGATGGGAATATTAGAGCAATCACAAGATGGTGA